The following coding sequences are from one Mustela lutreola isolate mMusLut2 chromosome 5, mMusLut2.pri, whole genome shotgun sequence window:
- the TRIM17 gene encoding E3 ubiquitin-protein ligase TRIM17 isoform X2, whose translation MDALELARKLQEEATCSICLDYFTDPVMTACGHNFCRECIQLTWEKAKSRKGGKKRRGSFPCPECRELSPQRNLRPNRLLTKVAEMARQHPAFQRRDLCRAHQELLKLFCEDDQSPICVVCRESRVHRPHRVVPIEEAVQEYRLKLEADMGHLREELMKTGKLQAREKQALAEWQVKVREQRQRILVEFQKMGLLLVEEEQRVLQALKEEEEEVVAKLQESSSTLERQSHTLERLLLQLEDRNQHTPLQMLQDMKELLSRKNSLSVQYPEATPTVLRTVCRVPGQIEVLKSFQEDVVPDPTTAYPYLLLYESRQRRYLTPPLGGVPPSKDRFLAYPCAVGQQTFSSGRHYWEVGMNLTGDALWALGVCRDNVSRKDKVPKSPENGFWVVQLCKGKKYLPIMAAPTPVTLAEPPSHVGVFLDFEAGEVSFYNLRDGSHLHTYAQREFSGPLQPFFCLGAPKSGQMVISTVTLWVKG comes from the exons ATGGATGCCCTGGAACTTGCCAGAAAGCTGCAGGAGGAGGCCACGTGCTCCATCTGCCTCGATTACTTCACGGACCCCGTGATGACGGCCTGCGGCCACAACTTCTGCCGGGAGTGCATCCAGCTAACCTGGGAGAAGGCTAAGAGCAGGAAAGGGGGCAAGAAGCGGCGgggctccttcccctgccccgaGTGCCGGGAGCTGTCCCCTCAAAGGAACCTGCGGCCCAACCGCCTGCTGACCAAGGTGGCAGAGATGGCACGGCAGCACCCGGCTTTCCAGAGGCGGGACCTGTGCAGGGCGCACCAGGAGCTGCTGAAGCTCTTCTGTGAGGACGACCAGAGCCCCATCTGTGTCGTCTGCAGGGAGTCCCGGGTGCACCGGCCCCACAGGGTTGTCCCCATAGAGGAGGCTGTGCAGGAGTACAGG TTGAAGCTGGAGGCGGACATGGGGCACCTCCGCGAGGAGTTGATGAAGACGGGGAAGCTGCAGgccagggagaaacaggccttGGCTGAGTGGCAG gTGAAGGTTAGGGAGCAGAGACAGCGCATCCTGGTGGAGTTTCAAAAGATGGGCCTCCTTCTTGTGGAGGAGGAGCAGCGTGTCCTCCAGGccctgaaggaggaggaggaggaggtggtggccaAGCTGCAGGAGAGCTCATCCACCCTGGAGAGGCAGAGCCACACCCTGGAGAGGCTGCTGCTGCAGCTGGAGGACAGGAACCAGCACACACCCCTGCAGATGCTGCAG GACATGAAGGAGCTCCTGAGCAG GAAGAACAGCCTGAGTGTCCAGTACCCGGAGGCCACCCCGACCGTGCTGAGGACCGTCTGCAGGGTCCCTGGGCAGATAGAGGTGCTCAAGAGTTTTCAAG AGGATGTGGTGCCGGACCCCACCACCGCATACCCCTACCTCCTGCTGTATGAGAGCCGGCAGAGGCGCTACCTGACGCCGCCCCTGGGAGGCGTGCCCCCCAGCAAGGACCGATTCCTGGCCTACCCCTGCGCGGTGGGCCAGCAGACCTTCTCTTCCGGCAGGCACTACTGGGAGGTGGGCATGAACCTCACGGGCGATGCACTCTGGGCACTGGGCGTGTGCAGGGACAACGTGAGCCGCAAGGACAAGGTCCCCAAGTCCCCTGAGAATGGGTTCTGGGTGGTGCAGCTGTGCAAGGGGAAGAAGTACCTGCCCATCATGGCCGCCCCAACCCCTGTCACCCTGGCCGAGCCCCCCAGCCACGTGGGGGTCTTCCTGGACTTCGAGGCAGGAGAGGTGTCCTTCTACAACCTGAGGGATGGCTCCCACCTGCACACCTACGCCCAGCGTGAATTCTCCGGCCCCCTGCAGCCCTTCTTCTGCCTCGGGGCCCCCAAATCAGGCCAGATGGTCATCTCTACAGTAACCCTGTGGGTGAAGGGCTAG
- the TRIM11 gene encoding E3 ubiquitin-protein ligase TRIM11, with translation MAAPDLSTNLQEEATCAICLDYFTDPVMTDCGHNFCRECIRRCWGQPEGPYACPECRELSPQRNLRPNRPLAKMAEMARRLHPPSPVPQGVCAAHREPLAAFCGDELRLLCAACERSGEHWTHRVRPLQDAADDLKGKLEKSLEHLRKQMEDALLFQAQAEETCALWQKMVDSQRQNVLAEFERLRRLLAEEEQRLLQRLEEEELEVLPPLRDSAARLGQQSARLAELIAELEGRCQLPALGLLQDIRDTLRRVQDVKLQPPELVPMEMRTVCRVPGLVDALRRFRGDVTLDPDTANPELVLSEDRRSVRRGDLRQVLPDSPERFDPGPCVLGREPLTSGRHYWEVEVGERASWALGVCRENANRKEKGELFAGNGFWILVFLGSYYNSSERAFAPLRDPPRRVGIFLDYEAGQLSFYSATDGSLLYAFPETPFSGTLRALFSPLSSSPTPMTICRPKGGPGDSLAPQ, from the exons ATGGCCGCCCCCGACCTGTCCACCAACCTCCAGGAGGAGGCCACCTGCGCCATCTGCCTTGACTACTTCACGGACCCGGTGATGACCGACTGCGGCCACAACTTCTGCCGCGAGTGCATCCGGCGCTGCTGGGGCCAGCCCGAGGGCCCGTACGCCTGCCCCGAGTGCCGCGAGCTGTCCCCGCAGAGGAACCTGCGGCCCAACCGCCCGCTCGCCAAGATGGCCGAGATGGCGCGGCGCCTGCACCCGCCGTCGCCCGTCCCGCAGGGTGTGTGCGCCGCGCACCGCGAGCCGCTGGCCGCCTTCTGCGGCGACGAGCTGCGCCTGCTGTGTGCGGCCTGTGAGCGCTCGGGGGAGCACTGGACGCACCGCGTGCGCCCGCTGCAGGATGCGGCGGATGACCTCAAg GGGAAGCTGGAGAAGTCCCTGGAGCACCTGCGGAAGCAAATGGAGGACGCACTGCTGTTCCAGGCCCAGGCTGAGGAGACCTGTGCCTTGTGGCAG AAGATGGTGGACAGCCAGCGGCAGAATGTGCTGGCGGAATTCGAGCGGCTGCGTCGGCTGCTTGCTGAGGAGGAGCAGCGCCTGCTGCAGAGGCtcgaggaggaggagctggaggtgCTGCCCCCACTCCGGGACAGCGCTGCCCGCCTGGGCCAGCAGAGCGCCCGGCTGGCCGAGCTTATTGCCGAGCTGGAGGGGCGCTGCCAGCTGCCAGCGCTGGGACTGTTGCAG GACATCAGGGATACCCTGCGAAG GGTCCAGGATGTGAAGCTGCAGCCACCGGAGCTGGTGCCGATGGAGATGAGGACAGTGTGCAGGGTTCCGGGGCTGGTGGACGCCCTGCGCAGATTCCGAG GGGACGTGACCCTGGACCCTGACACCGCCAACCCCGAGTTGGTCCTGTCGGAGGACAGAAGGAGTGTGCGCCGGGGGGACCTGCGGCAGGTGCTGCCCGACAGTCCCGAGCGTTTCGACCCCGGGCCCTGCGTGCTGGGCCGGGAACCCCTCACCTCCGGCCGCCACTACTGGGAGGTAGAAGTGGGGGAGCGGGCCAGCTGGGCACTAGGGGTCTGCAGGGAGAACGCCAACCGCAAAGAGAAGGGGGAGCTGTTCGCAGGCAACGGCTTTTGGATCCTGGTGTTCCTGGGCAGCTACTATAATTCGTCAGAGCGGGCCTTCGCCCCGCTGCGGGACCCACCACGGCGCGTGGGCATCTTCCTGGACTATGAGGCTGGACAGCTGTCCTTCTACAGCGCCACCGACGGCTCCCTCTTGTACGCCTTCCCTGAGACCCCCTTCTCGGGGACACTGCGAGCTCTTTTCTCGCCTCTGTCCAGCAGCCCGACCCCCATGACCATCTGCAGGCCAAAAGGTGGGCCTGGGGACTCCCTGGCTCCCCAGTGA
- the TRIM17 gene encoding E3 ubiquitin-protein ligase TRIM17 isoform X1: MDALELARKLQEEATCSICLDYFTDPVMTACGHNFCRECIQLTWEKAKSRKGGKKRRGSFPCPECRELSPQRNLRPNRLLTKVAEMARQHPAFQRRDLCRAHQELLKLFCEDDQSPICVVCRESRVHRPHRVVPIEEAVQEYRVKVREQRQRILVEFQKMGLLLVEEEQRVLQALKEEEEEVVAKLQESSSTLERQSHTLERLLLQLEDRNQHTPLQMLQDMKELLSRKNSLSVQYPEATPTVLRTVCRVPGQIEVLKSFQEDVVPDPTTAYPYLLLYESRQRRYLTPPLGGVPPSKDRFLAYPCAVGQQTFSSGRHYWEVGMNLTGDALWALGVCRDNVSRKDKVPKSPENGFWVVQLCKGKKYLPIMAAPTPVTLAEPPSHVGVFLDFEAGEVSFYNLRDGSHLHTYAQREFSGPLQPFFCLGAPKSGQMVISTVTLWVKG; encoded by the exons ATGGATGCCCTGGAACTTGCCAGAAAGCTGCAGGAGGAGGCCACGTGCTCCATCTGCCTCGATTACTTCACGGACCCCGTGATGACGGCCTGCGGCCACAACTTCTGCCGGGAGTGCATCCAGCTAACCTGGGAGAAGGCTAAGAGCAGGAAAGGGGGCAAGAAGCGGCGgggctccttcccctgccccgaGTGCCGGGAGCTGTCCCCTCAAAGGAACCTGCGGCCCAACCGCCTGCTGACCAAGGTGGCAGAGATGGCACGGCAGCACCCGGCTTTCCAGAGGCGGGACCTGTGCAGGGCGCACCAGGAGCTGCTGAAGCTCTTCTGTGAGGACGACCAGAGCCCCATCTGTGTCGTCTGCAGGGAGTCCCGGGTGCACCGGCCCCACAGGGTTGTCCCCATAGAGGAGGCTGTGCAGGAGTACAGG gTGAAGGTTAGGGAGCAGAGACAGCGCATCCTGGTGGAGTTTCAAAAGATGGGCCTCCTTCTTGTGGAGGAGGAGCAGCGTGTCCTCCAGGccctgaaggaggaggaggaggaggtggtggccaAGCTGCAGGAGAGCTCATCCACCCTGGAGAGGCAGAGCCACACCCTGGAGAGGCTGCTGCTGCAGCTGGAGGACAGGAACCAGCACACACCCCTGCAGATGCTGCAG GACATGAAGGAGCTCCTGAGCAG GAAGAACAGCCTGAGTGTCCAGTACCCGGAGGCCACCCCGACCGTGCTGAGGACCGTCTGCAGGGTCCCTGGGCAGATAGAGGTGCTCAAGAGTTTTCAAG AGGATGTGGTGCCGGACCCCACCACCGCATACCCCTACCTCCTGCTGTATGAGAGCCGGCAGAGGCGCTACCTGACGCCGCCCCTGGGAGGCGTGCCCCCCAGCAAGGACCGATTCCTGGCCTACCCCTGCGCGGTGGGCCAGCAGACCTTCTCTTCCGGCAGGCACTACTGGGAGGTGGGCATGAACCTCACGGGCGATGCACTCTGGGCACTGGGCGTGTGCAGGGACAACGTGAGCCGCAAGGACAAGGTCCCCAAGTCCCCTGAGAATGGGTTCTGGGTGGTGCAGCTGTGCAAGGGGAAGAAGTACCTGCCCATCATGGCCGCCCCAACCCCTGTCACCCTGGCCGAGCCCCCCAGCCACGTGGGGGTCTTCCTGGACTTCGAGGCAGGAGAGGTGTCCTTCTACAACCTGAGGGATGGCTCCCACCTGCACACCTACGCCCAGCGTGAATTCTCCGGCCCCCTGCAGCCCTTCTTCTGCCTCGGGGCCCCCAAATCAGGCCAGATGGTCATCTCTACAGTAACCCTGTGGGTGAAGGGCTAG
- the H3-4 gene encoding histone H3.1t, which translates to MARTKQTARKSTGGKAPRKQLATKVARKSAPATGGVKKPHRYRPGTVALREIRRYQKSTELLIRKLPFQRLVREIAQDFKTDLRFQSSAVTALQEACEAYLVGLFEDTNLCAIHAKRVTIMPKDIQLARRIRGERA; encoded by the coding sequence ATGGCCCGCACGAAGCAGACGGCGCGCAAGTCCACAGGCGGCAAGGCTCCACGCAAGCAGCTGGCCACGAAAGTGGCCCGGAAGAGCGCGCCGGCAACAGGCGGCGTTAAGAAGCCACACCGCTACCGGCCCGGCACGGTGGCTCTGCGTGAGATCCGGCGGTACCAGAAGTCCACCGAGCTGCTGATCCGCAAGCTGCCGTTCCAGCGGCTGGTGCGTGAAATCGCGCAGGACTTCAAGACCGACCTGCGCTTCCAGAGCTCGGCCGTCACGGCACTGCAGGAGGCGTGTGAGGCCTATCTGGTTGGGCTGTTCGAGGACACCAACCTGTGCGCCATCCACGCCAAGCGCGTCACCATCATGCCCAAGGACATCCAGCTGGCGCGCCGCATTCGCGGGGAGCGCGCCTAA